The DNA window ACAGGCagtcggggttggggggggcttCCACCACAAGCAGCTAAACATGACTTTGGTAAAAGTTTCTGAAGGTACCGACAAACCCCATTAAGAACAAGCTCttctccgccccccaccccccaaacaccCCACCAAgtacaataaaatacaataaactcCAAAAAGGACCCCCTGAgatcaaaaagagagagagaaagagaccagCCCGGGCCCGGCTGCAGTCGCAGCGTCCACAGGAACGCCAGCCAACAGACTCATTGCTTGCCAGACACCTAAGCGGACCCAGGGTCTTGCCAGGGGTGGCAGAGCCCGGGCCTGGGCCAGGAGAGAAGCAGAGccagggagggagatggggaaaGCCAGAGAGGTAGAGGGAGGTGACAGAGAGGAAGGTGGGGCCGGGGTGCACGTGCATGGGGCGGCAGTGGGGACAGCGCAGTGAGTGCTGGAGGGTGCAGACGGGCGGCTCTCTCCTGGCCCCTGGGGCCGCCCCAGCCCAGAGGTTACAACTGAATAAATAGCGAGTCTGCTCGCGGCCTGCTGTCTTCCGTTCACAGTGTCTGTCGGggttcggggggcgggggggggggacgcGCACGGCCGGCTGACCCCGGGACGGGAAGTGCTGGGGCCTGACGGGCCCGTCTGTCCATGGCTGGTGGGCAGGGAGTCGGGGGTGGGTCGGCGCCCCCTACTTTCTGTCCTCAGCCCTCAGCGGCTGTCCAGGTCCCAGGGCTCCCCTGGCAGGCAGCTGGGTAACCCAGTGGGGAAGGGGGGCCTGTGGCCGCACCCTTGGCCCCCGGCAGGCTGGCCACCGCCACGTGGCTACCTGAAGAAGGGCAGGTGGTGCTGGCTCAGGACCCCGCTTGTCCGAGGCGACTCGGTCTTCGCCATGACATCCTTGAACCAGGATGCCACGTCCACCTCCAGCGCCTCGTAGCGCCTGATGAAACTGTGTTCCTGTGGGGCCCAAGGTGGGGGCTTAGGACAAGGGTGTCCAGCTGGGCAGGCAGTGGGGTGAGGGGCTCAGGATGGGGGCTGAGAGGGGCCCCAGATACTCACAAGTAGCTTATTATACTTTGGTCTCTTCCTGTGATCTTTAGTAAggctagaaagagagagagaaaaggaagtgagAGTTGGGAGTCGGGTCTGGGTCTGCAAGATCTGTGGCAAGGAGCCGCCACTGcccccaggccctgtgctgaCAGAGGATCCTGGGGTCTGCCCTCGGGCCCTCCGACTGTGACAGGCTCCTGCCTGCACTGAGACCCCCGCAGGAGAAGCGGCTGGGCACCCCCAAGGAAGGCTCCAACAAGGATGTCCTGCTCCCACAGTTCAGCTCACCAGTGTAGGACACTCAGACCCTGAACCCTGGGGCACCCTCTGCTTGTTCATAGCCCCCCACAGTGGAGCGCAAAGGCCACTCTGCCACATACCCACAGGGCCCGGTGTCCACTTAGGCTGAGTCCAaacccagctcccagctcccagggctCAGGCGCCAGCTCCTGCCTGCAGCCCCCAACCCCATCCGgggccccccctcccctgcccagcagCAGTGAGCACAGGGCCACCTCTGACCTCGCCCTGCTTCCTCACCAGTCTTTGACAAAGGACTGAAAGTCCCCCGAGAAGCCCATGTGACCGGGCAGGAGTGGGGGTTCTTCCTGCAGAACCTTAGTAAGAACCTCAAAATCCGTCTTGCAGTTCTTGTAGGGAAACTGTCCTGTCGCCAGCTCCACCTGAGAGAGAGATAGGCAGGGTTGGTCCGGCCGAGGACAGGGTTCTGCCATCCCTGCCGCCTGCGTCCAACCTCCAAGAAGACCCTAGCCCTGGCCTCCAAAGGCAGAGGCCCCCACTCACCAAGGAGATGCCCAAGCTCCACACGTCTGCCCGAATGTCGTAGTCAGGCTTGGTAGGGTCCGGGGGGTCGATGCGCTCGGGCTGCcggtgggaggtgggagagggtggATGGACCCATGGCTGGGGAAGGTGCATCGCCCACCCTTCACACCCGCCCACCGGGCCCTGCTGGGCCCCACTTACTGCCATGTAGGCTGCGCAGCCTGCGCTCCGCGTTTTGGCCTTGGAGTCGACGAGGCGGCCACTGATGCCGAAATCGCAGAGCTTGATCTGGCCCCGCTCATCCAGCAGGATGTTGGAGGGCTTGACATCGCGATGGATCACACCGTGCTTCTCCTTCAGGTAGTAAAGCGCCTTGACAATCTGCGGCGTGGGCAGGGGAGGGTACCAATGATGGCCAGGACCGGGCCTGGGGGCCACCTGCccgccagcctgcaccccagccagcCGCTCACCGCCACTGTCATCTTGCCCAGGATCCGCTCAGGGATGGGGCCCTGCATCCGCTTCTTGAGCTTCTCAGCGCACGTGCCCATGAGCTCCATGGC is part of the Sus scrofa isolate TJ Tabasco breed Duroc chromosome 2, Sscrofa11.1, whole genome shotgun sequence genome and encodes:
- the MAP2K7 gene encoding dual specificity mitogen-activated protein kinase kinase 7 isoform X1, which codes for MAASSLEQKLSRLEAKLKQENREARRRIDLNLDISPQRPRPIIVITLSPAPAPSQRAALQLPLANDGGSRSPSSESSPQHPTPPTRPRHMLGLPSTLFTPRSMESIEIDQKLQEIMKQTGYLTIGGQRYQAEINDLENLGEMGSGTCGQVWKMRFRKTGHVIAVKQMRRSGNKEENKRILMDLDVVLKSHDCPYIVQCFGTFITNTDVFIAMELMGTCAEKLKKRMQGPIPERILGKMTVAIVKALYYLKEKHGVIHRDVKPSNILLDERGQIKLCDFGISGRLVDSKAKTRSAGCAAYMAVSGAQQGPVGGCEGWAMHLPQPWVHPPSPTSHRQPERIDPPDPTKPDYDIRADVWSLGISLVELATGQFPYKNCKTDFEVLTKVLQEEPPLLPGHMGFSGDFQSFVKDCLTKDHRKRPKYNKLLEHSFIRRYEALEVDVASWFKDVMAKTESPRTSGVLSQHHLPFFR
- the MAP2K7 gene encoding dual specificity mitogen-activated protein kinase kinase 7 isoform X3 produces the protein MAASSLEQKLSRLEAKLKQENREARRRIDLNLDISPQRPRPTLQLPLANDGGSRSPSSESSPQHPTPPTRPRHMLGLPSTLFTPRSMESIEIDQKLQEIMKQTGYLTIGGQRYQAEINDLENLGEMGSGTCGQVWKMRFRKTGHVIAVKQMRRSGNKEENKRILMDLDVVLKSHDCPYIVQCFGTFITNTDVFIAMELMGTCAEKLKKRMQGPIPERILGKMTVAIVKALYYLKEKHGVIHRDVKPSNILLDERGQIKLCDFGISGRLVDSKAKTRSAGCAAYMAVSGAQQGPVGGCEGWAMHLPQPWVHPPSPTSHRQPERIDPPDPTKPDYDIRADVWSLGISLVELATGQFPYKNCKTDFEVLTKVLQEEPPLLPGHMGFSGDFQSFVKDCLTKDHRKRPKYNKLLEHSFIRRYEALEVDVASWFKDVMAKTESPRTSGVLSQHHLPFFR
- the MAP2K7 gene encoding dual specificity mitogen-activated protein kinase kinase 7 isoform X5; this translates as MAASSLEQKLSRLEAKLKQENREARRRIDLNLDISPQRPRPTLQLPLANDGGSRSPSSESSPQHPTPPTRPRHMLGLPSTLFTPRSMESIEIDQKLQEIMKQTGYLTIGGQRYQAEINDLENLGEMGSGTCGQVWKMRFRKTGHVIAVKQMRRSGNKEENKRILMDLDVVLKSHDCPYIVQCFGTFITNTDVFIAMELMGTCAEKLKKRMQGPIPERILGKMTVAIVKALYYLKEKHGVIHRDVKPSNILLDERGQIKLCDFGISGRLVDSKAKTRSAGCAAYMAPERIDPPDPTKPDYDIRADVWSLGISLVELATGQFPYKNCKTDFEVLTKVLQEEPPLLPGHMGFSGDFQSFVKDCLTKDHRKRPKYNKLLEHSFIRRYEALEVDVASWFKDVMAKTESPRTSGVLSQHHLPFFR
- the MAP2K7 gene encoding dual specificity mitogen-activated protein kinase kinase 7 isoform X4 — translated: MAASSLEQKLSRLEAKLKQENREARRRIDLNLDISPQRPRPIIVITLSPAPAPSQRAALQLPLANDGGSRSPSSESSPQHPTPPTRPRHMLGLPSTLFTPRSMESIEIDQKLQEIMKQTGYLTIGGQRYQAEINDLENLGEMGSGTCGQVWKMRFRKTGHVIAVKQMRRSGNKEENKRILMDLDVVLKSHDCPYIVQCFGTFITNTDVFIAMELMGTCAEKLKKRMQGPIPERILGKMTVAIVKALYYLKEKHGVIHRDVKPSNILLDERGQIKLCDFGISGRLVDSKAKTRSAGCAAYMAPERIDPPDPTKPDYDIRADVWSLGISLVELATGQFPYKNCKTDFEVLTKVLQEEPPLLPGHMGFSGDFQSFVKDCLTKDHRKRPKYNKLLEHSFIRRYEALEVDVASWFKDVMAKTESPRTSGVLSQHHLPFFR